In Gemmobacter sp., a single genomic region encodes these proteins:
- a CDS encoding ABC transporter ATP-binding protein has product MTAPILQIRNLRAWYGQTQALFDVSLDVPQGGISTLLGANGAGKTTTLRAICGLIRREGSITFDGQDIARLDTAAIVRRGIAHVPDGRGTFAELSVEENLRLGAFTIRDKAAVAQATERVLTYFPILRERFRQQAGTLSGGEQQMLAIGRALMLRPRLMVLDEPSFGLAPLIVAEIFRIMRRINAEEKVAILLVEQNARLALDLADRAFLLQTGSVVLSGAAAELKQDAGVQRAYLGVQGE; this is encoded by the coding sequence GTGACCGCCCCGATCCTGCAAATCCGCAACCTGCGCGCCTGGTATGGCCAGACCCAGGCGTTGTTCGACGTGTCGCTGGACGTGCCGCAGGGCGGCATTTCCACCCTGCTGGGCGCCAATGGCGCCGGCAAGACCACCACCCTGCGCGCCATCTGCGGCCTGATCCGGCGCGAAGGCAGCATCACCTTTGACGGGCAGGACATTGCCCGGCTGGACACCGCCGCCATCGTGCGGCGCGGCATCGCCCATGTGCCCGACGGGCGCGGCACCTTTGCCGAACTGTCGGTCGAGGAAAACCTGCGGCTGGGCGCCTTTACCATCCGCGACAAGGCCGCGGTCGCCCAGGCAACCGAACGGGTGCTGACCTATTTCCCCATCCTGCGCGAACGGTTCCGCCAGCAGGCGGGCACGCTGTCGGGGGGCGAACAGCAGATGCTGGCCATCGGCCGCGCCCTGATGCTGCGGCCGCGCCTGATGGTGCTGGACGAGCCGTCGTTCGGCCTGGCCCCGCTGATCGTGGCCGAGATTTTCCGCATCATGCGGCGCATCAATGCCGAGGAAAAGGTGGCGATCCTGCTGGTGGAACAGAACGCGCGGCTGGCGCTGGATCTGGCCGACCGGGCCTTTCTTTTGCAGACCGGGTCGGTCGTGCTGTCGGGGGCGGCGGCCGAACTGAAACAGGACGCGGGCGTGCAGCGCGCCTATCTGGGCGTCCAGGGGGAGTGA
- a CDS encoding branched-chain amino acid ABC transporter permease encodes MELFLQQIASGLATGAIYASLALALVMIFQSTNHINFAQGEMALLSTYFAWTLLQAGVPYPLAFAATVAVSFAFGYALERVVIRHFHDAPVFALVVVFMGLFLAFNALASWIWGFEIKVFDSPVKSLSTGSAILGAHNLFIILVTGLMMALVFLFFRFTKLGLAMRAAALNPTSASLVGIRVGQVLAIGWGLAGALGAVSGMMVAPIVFLDPNMMLGVLLYSFASAMLGGLNNPLGAVVGGLLFGVLENIVGTYIIGHELKLTFALVVVIGILLVKPSGLFGKVAVKRV; translated from the coding sequence ATGGAACTGTTCCTGCAACAGATCGCCTCGGGCCTGGCGACCGGCGCGATCTATGCCAGCCTGGCGCTGGCGCTGGTGATGATCTTTCAGTCCACCAACCACATCAACTTTGCCCAGGGCGAAATGGCGCTGCTGTCGACCTATTTCGCCTGGACGCTGTTGCAGGCCGGGGTGCCCTATCCGCTGGCCTTTGCCGCGACGGTCGCGGTGTCCTTCGCATTCGGATATGCGCTGGAGCGGGTGGTGATCCGGCATTTCCACGATGCCCCGGTCTTTGCGCTGGTGGTGGTGTTCATGGGGCTGTTCCTGGCCTTCAACGCGCTGGCCAGCTGGATCTGGGGGTTCGAGATCAAGGTGTTCGACAGCCCGGTCAAGTCGCTGTCCACCGGCAGCGCGATCCTGGGGGCGCACAACCTGTTCATCATTCTGGTGACCGGGCTGATGATGGCGCTGGTGTTCCTGTTCTTCCGGTTCACCAAGCTGGGGCTGGCGATGCGGGCGGCGGCGCTGAACCCCACATCGGCCTCGCTGGTGGGGATCCGGGTGGGGCAGGTGCTGGCCATCGGCTGGGGGCTGGCCGGGGCGCTTGGCGCGGTGTCGGGCATGATGGTGGCACCCATCGTGTTCCTGGACCCCAACATGATGCTGGGGGTGCTGCTGTATTCCTTTGCCTCGGCCATGCTGGGGGGGCTGAACAACCCCTTGGGCGCCGTGGTCGGCGGGCTGTTGTTCGGGGTGCTGGAAAACATCGTCGGCACCTACATCATCGGGCACGAGCTGAAGCTGACCTTCGCGCTGGTCGTCGTCATCGGCATCCTGCTGGTCAAGCCAAGCGGGCTGTTCGGCAAGGTCGCGGTCAAGCGCGTGTAA
- a CDS encoding ABC transporter ATP-binding protein encodes MTTAPAGPAVAGMPPDTPLIELRRVCVSFGGIKALQDISFDIPRRRIVGLIGPNGAGKTTLFNCLSRLYTPSSGDILLDGRSILAEPRSRMAALGIARTFQNVSLFDRMSVLDNVLVGGHVKGRHGFLAQALKTPGARREDAALRDRAAEAIDFMQLGDLRDRLVGDLPFPIRKRVELARALMTGPRIILLDEPAAGLNHAEVDVLRDQIRQIRDRYGLTVLLVEHHMNLVMSVSEQVVAIDFGRKIADGLPAQVQADPAVIQAYLGADL; translated from the coding sequence ATGACAACCGCACCAGCAGGCCCGGCCGTGGCCGGCATGCCCCCTGACACCCCCTTGATCGAGCTGCGCAGGGTCTGCGTCTCGTTCGGGGGCATCAAGGCGTTGCAGGACATCAGCTTCGACATTCCGCGCCGGCGCATCGTGGGCCTGATCGGGCCGAACGGGGCCGGCAAGACCACGCTGTTCAACTGCCTCAGCCGGCTTTACACCCCCAGCAGCGGCGACATCCTGCTGGATGGCCGGTCCATTCTGGCCGAACCGCGCAGCCGCATGGCCGCGCTTGGCATTGCGCGGACGTTCCAGAACGTCTCGCTGTTCGACCGGATGAGCGTTCTGGACAACGTGCTGGTCGGCGGCCACGTCAAGGGGCGGCACGGGTTCCTGGCGCAGGCGTTGAAAACCCCCGGCGCGCGGCGCGAGGATGCGGCCCTGCGCGACCGCGCGGCCGAGGCCATCGACTTCATGCAACTGGGCGACTTGCGCGACCGGCTGGTGGGCGACCTGCCCTTTCCCATCCGCAAGCGGGTGGAACTGGCCCGCGCCCTGATGACCGGGCCGCGCATCATCCTGCTGGACGAACCGGCGGCCGGCCTGAACCATGCCGAGGTCGACGTGCTGCGCGACCAGATCCGCCAGATCCGCGACCGCTATGGCCTGACGGTGCTGCTGGTCGAACATCACATGAACCTGGTCATGTCGGTCTCGGAACAGGTGGTCGCCATCGACTTTGGCCGCAAGATTGCCGACGGGCTGCCCGCACAGGTGCAGGCCGACCCCGCCGTGATCCAGGCCTATCTTGGAGCAGACCTGTGA